A genomic window from Camelus ferus isolate YT-003-E chromosome 9, BCGSAC_Cfer_1.0, whole genome shotgun sequence includes:
- the ZDHHC7 gene encoding palmitoyltransferase ZDHHC7: protein MPSSGHRLRDVEHHPLLAENDNYDSSSSSSSEADSADRVWFIRDGCGMICAVLTWLLVVYADFVVTFVMLLPSKDFWYSVVNGVIFNCLAVLALSSHLRTMLTDPGAVPKGNATKEYMESLQLKPGEVIYKCPKCCCIKPERAHHCSICKRCIRKMDHHCPWVNNCVGEKNQRFFVLFTMYVALCSVHALALCGLQFISCVRGQWTECSDFSPPVTVILLIFLCLEGLLFFTFTAVMFGTQIHSICNDETEIERLKSEKPTWERRLRWEGMKSVFGGPPSLLWMNPFVGFQFRRLQMRPRKGGPEFSV, encoded by the exons ATGCCGTCATCAGGACACCGGCTCCGGGATGTTGAGCATCATCCTCTCCTGGCTGAAAATGACAATTACgactcctcctcctcatcatcctCCGAGGCCGACTCGGCAGACCGGGTGTGGTTCATCCGCGATGGCTGCGGTATGATCTGCGCTGTCCTGACGTGGCTTCTGGTTGTGTATGCGGATTTCGTGGTGACCTTCGTTATGCTGCTGCCGTCCAAAGACTTCTGGTACTCGGTGGTCAATGGGGTTATCTTCAACTGCCTGGCTGTGCTCGCCCTGTCATCTCACCTGAGGACCATGCTCACCGACCCT GGGGCAGTACCCAAAGGAAATGCTACTAAAGAATACATGGAGAGTTTGCAGCTGAAGCCTGGAGAGGTGATCTACAAGTGTCCAAAGTGCTGCTGCATCAAGCCCGAGCGCGCCCACCACTGCAG TATCTGCAAAAGATGTATTCGGAAAATGGATCATCACTGCCCATGGGTGAACAATTGTGTAGGAGAGAAGAATCAGAGATTTTTTGTGCTCTTTACC ATGTACGTCGCGCTGTGCTCGGTGCACGCTCTCGCCCTCTGCGGACTCCAGTTCATCTCCTGTGTCCGAGGGCAGTGGACAG AATGCAGTGATTTCTCACCTCCGGTAACTGTAATCCTGTTGATCTTCCTGTGCCTTGAGGgtcttctgtttttcactttcaccGCAGTTATGTTTGGCACCCAGATCCACTCAATATGCAATGACGAAACG gaAATCGAGAGGCTGAAGAGTGAGAAGCCAACGTGGGAGCGGAGGCTGCGCTGGGAGGGCATGAAGTCCGTCTTCGGGGGGCCCCCCTCGCTGCTCTGGATGAACCCCTTTGTCGGCTTCCAATTTAGGCGACTGCAGATGAGACCCCGGAAAGGGGGCCCTGAGTTCTCAGTGTGA